The Desertibacillus haloalkaliphilus genome contains the following window.
GTCTCACTCAGAAGGTAAGCGCATGGTGACGAACGCCGTTGCCGTTGACGACGAAGACGTGAAGACGTTGGAGTACTTGCGTGACCAAGGTATCACTTTCGATGTTCGAAAGGTGCCAAGCGATCAAAGCAAGGATATCT
Protein-coding sequences here:
- a CDS encoding PTS sugar transporter subunit IIB, which encodes SHSEGKRMVTNAVAVDDEDVKTLEYLRDQGITFDVRKVPSDQSKDIFDLLK